A part of Anabas testudineus chromosome 7, fAnaTes1.2, whole genome shotgun sequence genomic DNA contains:
- the fmnl3 gene encoding formin-like protein 3 isoform X2 encodes MGNIESVDGQSEMKHHIMPLKVPMPDPTELEEKFAIVLNSMNLPPDKARLLRQYDNEKKWDLICDQERFQVKNPPHTYIQKLRGYLDPGVTRKKFRRRVQESTKVLRELEISLRTNHIGWVREFLNDENRGLDVLVEYLSFAQCAVMLDFEGLENGEDGFLDKAKSWSRSIEDLHHMSTQPFCNTLVRSARQSVLRYGSVSNSKTIKNSRLVSQKDDVHVCIMCLRAIMNYQYGFNMVMSHAHAVNEIALSLNNKNSRTKALVLELLAAVCLVRGGHEIILSAFDNFKEVCKEKQRFERLMDYFRSEEGNIDFMVACMQFINIVVHSVEDMNFRVHLQFEFTKLGLDDYLEKCKHTESDKLSVQIQAYLDNVFDVGGLLEDAETKNAALEKVEELEEHLSHVTEKLLEVENETMMKVADLEKLLLQKDKDLQTIRETYESTNTQVNTLRRMIKEKDAAFQRHFNIEKRLLELEQQGTIRLHKKPDGDIAIEPLGAGSIGLGIPLGDISQLSLGSTAGLIEPGAADPSLPPASEAPPPPPPPPPPPPPLPSASGTSAPVPPPPPPLAPPLPEASPSVILSLGLSAIRIKKPIKTKFRLPVFNWTALKPNQINGTVFNEIDDERVLEELDLERFEELFKTRAQGPVVDLSCTKSKVSQKAANKVTLLDANRSKNLAITLRKANKTTEEICKAIEKFDLKALPVDFVECLMRFLPTEAEVKVLRQYERERRPLDQLAEEDRFMLLFSKIERLTQRMNIITFVGNFADNVNMLTPQLNAIIAASGSVKSSPKLKRMLEIILALGNYMNSSKRGCVYGFKLQSLDLLLDTKSTDRKMTLLHYIALIVKEKYPELANFYNELHFVDKAAAVSLENVLLDVRELGKGMDLIRRECSLHDHSVLKDFVQASDTQLDKLQKDAKAAEEAFNNVVNYFGESLKTTPPSVFFPVFVRFIKAYKDALEENEQRKKQEEAMREKLLAQEAKQHDPKVQAQKKRHQQQELIAELRRRQAKDHRPVYEGKDGTIEDIITDLRNQPFLRADALMRSGWKRP; translated from the exons aatTCTATGAACCTGCCTCCAGACAAAGCCCGGCTCCTCAGACAGTATGACAATGAGAAGAAGTGGGACCTGATCTGTGACCAG GAGCGGTTTCAGGTGAAGAATCCGCCTCACACCTACATCCAGAAGCTACGAGGATACTTAGACCCTGGAGTCACACGAAAG AAGTTTCGCAGGCGGGTGCAGGAATCAACAAAGGTCTTAAGGGAGCTTGAGATATCGCTGAGGACGAACCACATTGG GTGGGTCAGGGAGTTCCTCAATGATGAGAACAGAGGTCTTGATGTCCTGGTGGAGTACCTCTCCTTTGCCCAGTGTGCAGTCAT GTTGGATTTTGAAGGGCTGGAGAATGGGGAGGACGGCTTCTTGGACAAGGCAAAATCTTGGAGCAGGTCCATAGAGGATCTGCACCACATGAGTACCCAACCCTTCTGCAACACATTGGTGCGCTCTGCCCGTCAGTCTGTCCTCCG CTATGGCTCAGTCTCAAACAGCAAAACCATCAAGAACTCCCGCCTCGTGAGCCAAAAAGATGATGTTCACGTGTGCATCATGTGTTTGAGAGCTATTATGAACTACCAG TATGGCTTCAATATGGTCATGTCTCACGCGCACGCAGTCAATGAAATTGCTCTCAGCTTGAACAATAAGAATTCACG AACAAAAGCTTTGGTCCTTGAGCTGCTGGCTGCTGTCTGTCTAGTCCGAGGAGGACACGAGATAATCCTTTCAGCATTTGACAACTTCAAAGAG GTATGTAAGGAGAAGCAACGCTTTGAGAGACTGATGGACTACTTTCGCAGCGAGGAGGGAAATATCGATTTCATG GTTGCCTGCATGCAGTTCATTAACATCGTGGTCCACTCAGTTGAGGACATGAACTTCAGAGTCCACCTCCAATTTGAATTCACCAAACTGGGACTGGATGACTACCTGGAG aaatgtaaacatacTGAGAGTGACAAGCTGTCAGTGCAGATCCAAGCCTACCTGGATAACGTGTTTGACGTGGGTGGTCTGCTGGAAGATGCAGAAACTAAGAATGCAGCGCTGGAGAAGGTGGAAGAACTGGAGGAGCACCTGTCCCAT GTGACGGAGAAGCTGCTAGAGGTGGAGAATGAGACAATGATGAAAGTTGCTGATCTGGAGAAGCTGCTTCTTCAGAAAGATAAAGACTTGCAAACAATACGG GAGACATACGAGTCGACCAACACCCAGGTCAACACCCTGAGAAGGATGATCAAGGAGAAGGATGCTGCCTTCCAGAGGCACTTCAACATTGAAAAACGGCTGCTGGAACTCGAACAGCAAGGCACCATCCGTCTGCACAAGAAACCTGATGGAGACATTGCAATCGAGCCACTCGGCGCGGGTAGTATTGGCCTTGGGATCCCTCTGGGTGACATCAGTCAGCTGTCTTTAGGTTCAACAGCAGGGTTAATAGAACCAGGAGCAGCAGACCCCAGCTTACCGCCAGCCAGTGAAGCTCCTCCACcgcctcctccaccaccaccgccTCCCCCTCCCCTGCCATCTGCCTCAG GGACGAGTGCACCAgtcccaccaccacctcctcctctcgctCCACCTCTGCCAGAAGCTTCTCCATCGGTTATCCTGAGCTTGGGTCTCTCAG caATCAGAATAAAGAAGCCCATCAAGACCAAGTTCCGCTTGCCTGTGTTTAACTGGACGGCCTTGAAGCCCAATCAGATCAACGGCACAGTCTTCAATGAAATTGATGATGAACGTGTGCTAGAG GAGCTTGATCTGGAGAGGTTTGAGGAGCTCTTTAAGACCAGAGCCCAGGGTCCAGTTGTGGATCTCTCCTGTACAAAGAGCAAAGTATCCCAGAAGGCAGCAAACAAAGTCACCCTTCTGGATGCCAACCGGTCTAAGAACTTAGCCATCACACTGCGAAAGGCTAACAAGACCACAGAAGAGATCTGCAAAGCAATAGAAAA GTTTGATCTCAAGGCCTTACCTGTCGACTTTGTGGAGTGTCTAATGCGTTTCCTGCCCACGGAGGCGGAGGTCAAGGTGCTGCGTCAGTATGAGCGCGAGCGGCGTCCACTGGACCAGCTGGCGGAGGAAGATCGCTTTATGCTATTATTCAGCAAGATCGAGAGACTCACACAGAGAATGAACATCATCACCTTTGTTGGGAACTTTGCAGACAACGTCAACATGCTGACACCACAGCTCAATGCAATCATCGCTGCCTCTGGCTCGGTCAAATCATCACCAAAGTTGAAGAGAATGCTTGAG ATAATCTTAGCCTTGGGAAACTACATGAATAGCAGCAAACGAGGCTGCGTTTATGGCTTCAAATTACAAAGTCTTGATCTG CTGCTGGACACTAAGtctacagacagaaaaatgacatTGCTCCACTACATAGCTCTCATTGTGAAAGAGAAGTACCCTGAACTGGCCAACTTCTACAATGAATTGCACTTTGTCGATAAAGCTGCAGCAG tATCTCTGGAAAATGTGCTGCTGGATGTCCGAGAGCTGGGGAAAGGCATGGACCTGATCCGGAGAGAGTGTAGTCTACACGATCATTCAGTGCTGAAGGACTTTGTTCAGGCCAGTGACACACAGCTGGACAAACTGCAGAAGGACGCCAAGGCAGCAGAG GAAGCCTTCAACAATGTGGTGAACTACTTCGGAGAGAGCCTCAAGACGACTCCACCCTCGGTGTTCTTCCCTGTATTCGTGCGCTTTATCAAGGCTTACAAG GATGCCTTGGAAGAGAATGAACAGAGGAAAAAGCAGGAGGAAGCAATGAGAGAAAAGTTACTGGCTCAGGAGGCTAAACAGCATGACCCCAAG GTCCAGGCCCAAAAGAAGAGGCACCAGCAGCAAGAGCTGATAGCTGAGCTGCGGAGGCGGCAAGCCAAAGACCACCGGCCTGTGTACGAGGGCAAGGATGGCACTATTGAGGACATCATCACAG
- the fmnl3 gene encoding formin-like protein 3 isoform X1, producing MGNIESVDGQSEMKHHIMPLKVPMPDPTELEEKFAIVLNSMNLPPDKARLLRQYDNEKKWDLICDQERFQVKNPPHTYIQKLRGYLDPGVTRKKFRRRVQESTKVLRELEISLRTNHIGWVREFLNDENRGLDVLVEYLSFAQCAVMLDFEGLENGEDGFLDKAKSWSRSIEDLHHMSTQPFCNTLVRSARQSVLRYGSVSNSKTIKNSRLVSQKDDVHVCIMCLRAIMNYQYGFNMVMSHAHAVNEIALSLNNKNSRTKALVLELLAAVCLVRGGHEIILSAFDNFKEVCKEKQRFERLMDYFRSEEGNIDFMVACMQFINIVVHSVEDMNFRVHLQFEFTKLGLDDYLEKCKHTESDKLSVQIQAYLDNVFDVGGLLEDAETKNAALEKVEELEEHLSHVTEKLLEVENETMMKVADLEKLLLQKDKDLQTIRETYESTNTQVNTLRRMIKEKDAAFQRHFNIEKRLLELEQQGTIRLHKKPDGDIAIEPLGAGSIGLGIPLGDISQLSLGSTAGLIEPGAADPSLPPASEAPPPPPPPPPPPPPLPSASGTSAPVPPPPPPLAPPLPEASPSVILSLGLSAIRIKKPIKTKFRLPVFNWTALKPNQINGTVFNEIDDERVLEELDLERFEELFKTRAQGPVVDLSCTKSKVSQKAANKVTLLDANRSKNLAITLRKANKTTEEICKAIEKFDLKALPVDFVECLMRFLPTEAEVKVLRQYERERRPLDQLAEEDRFMLLFSKIERLTQRMNIITFVGNFADNVNMLTPQLNAIIAASGSVKSSPKLKRMLEIILALGNYMNSSKRGCVYGFKLQSLDLLLDTKSTDRKMTLLHYIALIVKEKYPELANFYNELHFVDKAAAVSLENVLLDVRELGKGMDLIRRECSLHDHSVLKDFVQASDTQLDKLQKDAKAAEEAFNNVVNYFGESLKTTPPSVFFPVFVRFIKAYKDALEENEQRKKQEEAMREKLLAQEAKQHDPKVQAQKKRHQQQELIAELRRRQAKDHRPVYEGKDGTIEDIITVLKSVPFTARTAKRGSRFFCEANLCDDANC from the exons aatTCTATGAACCTGCCTCCAGACAAAGCCCGGCTCCTCAGACAGTATGACAATGAGAAGAAGTGGGACCTGATCTGTGACCAG GAGCGGTTTCAGGTGAAGAATCCGCCTCACACCTACATCCAGAAGCTACGAGGATACTTAGACCCTGGAGTCACACGAAAG AAGTTTCGCAGGCGGGTGCAGGAATCAACAAAGGTCTTAAGGGAGCTTGAGATATCGCTGAGGACGAACCACATTGG GTGGGTCAGGGAGTTCCTCAATGATGAGAACAGAGGTCTTGATGTCCTGGTGGAGTACCTCTCCTTTGCCCAGTGTGCAGTCAT GTTGGATTTTGAAGGGCTGGAGAATGGGGAGGACGGCTTCTTGGACAAGGCAAAATCTTGGAGCAGGTCCATAGAGGATCTGCACCACATGAGTACCCAACCCTTCTGCAACACATTGGTGCGCTCTGCCCGTCAGTCTGTCCTCCG CTATGGCTCAGTCTCAAACAGCAAAACCATCAAGAACTCCCGCCTCGTGAGCCAAAAAGATGATGTTCACGTGTGCATCATGTGTTTGAGAGCTATTATGAACTACCAG TATGGCTTCAATATGGTCATGTCTCACGCGCACGCAGTCAATGAAATTGCTCTCAGCTTGAACAATAAGAATTCACG AACAAAAGCTTTGGTCCTTGAGCTGCTGGCTGCTGTCTGTCTAGTCCGAGGAGGACACGAGATAATCCTTTCAGCATTTGACAACTTCAAAGAG GTATGTAAGGAGAAGCAACGCTTTGAGAGACTGATGGACTACTTTCGCAGCGAGGAGGGAAATATCGATTTCATG GTTGCCTGCATGCAGTTCATTAACATCGTGGTCCACTCAGTTGAGGACATGAACTTCAGAGTCCACCTCCAATTTGAATTCACCAAACTGGGACTGGATGACTACCTGGAG aaatgtaaacatacTGAGAGTGACAAGCTGTCAGTGCAGATCCAAGCCTACCTGGATAACGTGTTTGACGTGGGTGGTCTGCTGGAAGATGCAGAAACTAAGAATGCAGCGCTGGAGAAGGTGGAAGAACTGGAGGAGCACCTGTCCCAT GTGACGGAGAAGCTGCTAGAGGTGGAGAATGAGACAATGATGAAAGTTGCTGATCTGGAGAAGCTGCTTCTTCAGAAAGATAAAGACTTGCAAACAATACGG GAGACATACGAGTCGACCAACACCCAGGTCAACACCCTGAGAAGGATGATCAAGGAGAAGGATGCTGCCTTCCAGAGGCACTTCAACATTGAAAAACGGCTGCTGGAACTCGAACAGCAAGGCACCATCCGTCTGCACAAGAAACCTGATGGAGACATTGCAATCGAGCCACTCGGCGCGGGTAGTATTGGCCTTGGGATCCCTCTGGGTGACATCAGTCAGCTGTCTTTAGGTTCAACAGCAGGGTTAATAGAACCAGGAGCAGCAGACCCCAGCTTACCGCCAGCCAGTGAAGCTCCTCCACcgcctcctccaccaccaccgccTCCCCCTCCCCTGCCATCTGCCTCAG GGACGAGTGCACCAgtcccaccaccacctcctcctctcgctCCACCTCTGCCAGAAGCTTCTCCATCGGTTATCCTGAGCTTGGGTCTCTCAG caATCAGAATAAAGAAGCCCATCAAGACCAAGTTCCGCTTGCCTGTGTTTAACTGGACGGCCTTGAAGCCCAATCAGATCAACGGCACAGTCTTCAATGAAATTGATGATGAACGTGTGCTAGAG GAGCTTGATCTGGAGAGGTTTGAGGAGCTCTTTAAGACCAGAGCCCAGGGTCCAGTTGTGGATCTCTCCTGTACAAAGAGCAAAGTATCCCAGAAGGCAGCAAACAAAGTCACCCTTCTGGATGCCAACCGGTCTAAGAACTTAGCCATCACACTGCGAAAGGCTAACAAGACCACAGAAGAGATCTGCAAAGCAATAGAAAA GTTTGATCTCAAGGCCTTACCTGTCGACTTTGTGGAGTGTCTAATGCGTTTCCTGCCCACGGAGGCGGAGGTCAAGGTGCTGCGTCAGTATGAGCGCGAGCGGCGTCCACTGGACCAGCTGGCGGAGGAAGATCGCTTTATGCTATTATTCAGCAAGATCGAGAGACTCACACAGAGAATGAACATCATCACCTTTGTTGGGAACTTTGCAGACAACGTCAACATGCTGACACCACAGCTCAATGCAATCATCGCTGCCTCTGGCTCGGTCAAATCATCACCAAAGTTGAAGAGAATGCTTGAG ATAATCTTAGCCTTGGGAAACTACATGAATAGCAGCAAACGAGGCTGCGTTTATGGCTTCAAATTACAAAGTCTTGATCTG CTGCTGGACACTAAGtctacagacagaaaaatgacatTGCTCCACTACATAGCTCTCATTGTGAAAGAGAAGTACCCTGAACTGGCCAACTTCTACAATGAATTGCACTTTGTCGATAAAGCTGCAGCAG tATCTCTGGAAAATGTGCTGCTGGATGTCCGAGAGCTGGGGAAAGGCATGGACCTGATCCGGAGAGAGTGTAGTCTACACGATCATTCAGTGCTGAAGGACTTTGTTCAGGCCAGTGACACACAGCTGGACAAACTGCAGAAGGACGCCAAGGCAGCAGAG GAAGCCTTCAACAATGTGGTGAACTACTTCGGAGAGAGCCTCAAGACGACTCCACCCTCGGTGTTCTTCCCTGTATTCGTGCGCTTTATCAAGGCTTACAAG GATGCCTTGGAAGAGAATGAACAGAGGAAAAAGCAGGAGGAAGCAATGAGAGAAAAGTTACTGGCTCAGGAGGCTAAACAGCATGACCCCAAG GTCCAGGCCCAAAAGAAGAGGCACCAGCAGCAAGAGCTGATAGCTGAGCTGCGGAGGCGGCAAGCCAAAGACCACCGGCCTGTGTACGAGGGCAAGGATGGCACTATTGAGGACATCATCACAG
- the fmnl3 gene encoding formin-like protein 3 isoform X3 — protein MGNIESVDGQSEMKHHIMPLKVPMPDPTELEEKFAIVLNSMNLPPDKARLLRQYDNEKKWDLICDQERFQVKNPPHTYIQKLRGYLDPGVTRKKFRRRVQESTKVLRELEISLRTNHIGWVREFLNDENRGLDVLVEYLSFAQCAVMLDFEGLENGEDGFLDKAKSWSRSIEDLHHMSTQPFCNTLVRSARQSVLRYGSVSNSKTIKNSRLVSQKDDVHVCIMCLRAIMNYQYGFNMVMSHAHAVNEIALSLNNKNSRTKALVLELLAAVCLVRGGHEIILSAFDNFKEVCKEKQRFERLMDYFRSEEGNIDFMVACMQFINIVVHSVEDMNFRVHLQFEFTKLGLDDYLEKCKHTESDKLSVQIQAYLDNVFDVGGLLEDAETKNAALEKVEELEEHLSHVTEKLLEVENETMMKVADLEKLLLQKDKDLQTIRETYESTNTQVNTLRRMIKEKDAAFQRHFNIEKRLLELEQQGTIRLHKKPDGDIAIEPLGAGSIGLGIPLGDISQLSLGSTAGLIEPGAADPSLPPASEAPPPPPPPPPPPPPLPSASGTSAPVPPPPPPLAPPLPEASPSVILSLGLSAIRIKKPIKTKFRLPVFNWTALKPNQINGTVFNEIDDERVLEELDLERFEELFKTRAQGPVVDLSCTKSKVSQKAANKVTLLDANRSKNLAITLRKANKTTEEICKAIEKFDLKALPVDFVECLMRFLPTEAEVKVLRQYERERRPLDQLAEEDRFMLLFSKIERLTQRMNIITFVGNFADNVNMLTPQLNAIIAASGSVKSSPKLKRMLEIILALGNYMNSSKRGCVYGFKLQSLDLLLDTKSTDRKMTLLHYIALIVKEKYPELANFYNELHFVDKAAAVSLENVLLDVRELGKGMDLIRRECSLHDHSVLKDFVQASDTQLDKLQKDAKAAEEAFNNVVNYFGESLKTTPPSVFFPVFVRFIKAYKDALEENEQRKKQEEAMREKLLAQEAKQHDPKVQAQKKRHQQQELIAELRRRQAKDHRPVYEGKDGTIEDIITAEKKINDSISHS, from the exons aatTCTATGAACCTGCCTCCAGACAAAGCCCGGCTCCTCAGACAGTATGACAATGAGAAGAAGTGGGACCTGATCTGTGACCAG GAGCGGTTTCAGGTGAAGAATCCGCCTCACACCTACATCCAGAAGCTACGAGGATACTTAGACCCTGGAGTCACACGAAAG AAGTTTCGCAGGCGGGTGCAGGAATCAACAAAGGTCTTAAGGGAGCTTGAGATATCGCTGAGGACGAACCACATTGG GTGGGTCAGGGAGTTCCTCAATGATGAGAACAGAGGTCTTGATGTCCTGGTGGAGTACCTCTCCTTTGCCCAGTGTGCAGTCAT GTTGGATTTTGAAGGGCTGGAGAATGGGGAGGACGGCTTCTTGGACAAGGCAAAATCTTGGAGCAGGTCCATAGAGGATCTGCACCACATGAGTACCCAACCCTTCTGCAACACATTGGTGCGCTCTGCCCGTCAGTCTGTCCTCCG CTATGGCTCAGTCTCAAACAGCAAAACCATCAAGAACTCCCGCCTCGTGAGCCAAAAAGATGATGTTCACGTGTGCATCATGTGTTTGAGAGCTATTATGAACTACCAG TATGGCTTCAATATGGTCATGTCTCACGCGCACGCAGTCAATGAAATTGCTCTCAGCTTGAACAATAAGAATTCACG AACAAAAGCTTTGGTCCTTGAGCTGCTGGCTGCTGTCTGTCTAGTCCGAGGAGGACACGAGATAATCCTTTCAGCATTTGACAACTTCAAAGAG GTATGTAAGGAGAAGCAACGCTTTGAGAGACTGATGGACTACTTTCGCAGCGAGGAGGGAAATATCGATTTCATG GTTGCCTGCATGCAGTTCATTAACATCGTGGTCCACTCAGTTGAGGACATGAACTTCAGAGTCCACCTCCAATTTGAATTCACCAAACTGGGACTGGATGACTACCTGGAG aaatgtaaacatacTGAGAGTGACAAGCTGTCAGTGCAGATCCAAGCCTACCTGGATAACGTGTTTGACGTGGGTGGTCTGCTGGAAGATGCAGAAACTAAGAATGCAGCGCTGGAGAAGGTGGAAGAACTGGAGGAGCACCTGTCCCAT GTGACGGAGAAGCTGCTAGAGGTGGAGAATGAGACAATGATGAAAGTTGCTGATCTGGAGAAGCTGCTTCTTCAGAAAGATAAAGACTTGCAAACAATACGG GAGACATACGAGTCGACCAACACCCAGGTCAACACCCTGAGAAGGATGATCAAGGAGAAGGATGCTGCCTTCCAGAGGCACTTCAACATTGAAAAACGGCTGCTGGAACTCGAACAGCAAGGCACCATCCGTCTGCACAAGAAACCTGATGGAGACATTGCAATCGAGCCACTCGGCGCGGGTAGTATTGGCCTTGGGATCCCTCTGGGTGACATCAGTCAGCTGTCTTTAGGTTCAACAGCAGGGTTAATAGAACCAGGAGCAGCAGACCCCAGCTTACCGCCAGCCAGTGAAGCTCCTCCACcgcctcctccaccaccaccgccTCCCCCTCCCCTGCCATCTGCCTCAG GGACGAGTGCACCAgtcccaccaccacctcctcctctcgctCCACCTCTGCCAGAAGCTTCTCCATCGGTTATCCTGAGCTTGGGTCTCTCAG caATCAGAATAAAGAAGCCCATCAAGACCAAGTTCCGCTTGCCTGTGTTTAACTGGACGGCCTTGAAGCCCAATCAGATCAACGGCACAGTCTTCAATGAAATTGATGATGAACGTGTGCTAGAG GAGCTTGATCTGGAGAGGTTTGAGGAGCTCTTTAAGACCAGAGCCCAGGGTCCAGTTGTGGATCTCTCCTGTACAAAGAGCAAAGTATCCCAGAAGGCAGCAAACAAAGTCACCCTTCTGGATGCCAACCGGTCTAAGAACTTAGCCATCACACTGCGAAAGGCTAACAAGACCACAGAAGAGATCTGCAAAGCAATAGAAAA GTTTGATCTCAAGGCCTTACCTGTCGACTTTGTGGAGTGTCTAATGCGTTTCCTGCCCACGGAGGCGGAGGTCAAGGTGCTGCGTCAGTATGAGCGCGAGCGGCGTCCACTGGACCAGCTGGCGGAGGAAGATCGCTTTATGCTATTATTCAGCAAGATCGAGAGACTCACACAGAGAATGAACATCATCACCTTTGTTGGGAACTTTGCAGACAACGTCAACATGCTGACACCACAGCTCAATGCAATCATCGCTGCCTCTGGCTCGGTCAAATCATCACCAAAGTTGAAGAGAATGCTTGAG ATAATCTTAGCCTTGGGAAACTACATGAATAGCAGCAAACGAGGCTGCGTTTATGGCTTCAAATTACAAAGTCTTGATCTG CTGCTGGACACTAAGtctacagacagaaaaatgacatTGCTCCACTACATAGCTCTCATTGTGAAAGAGAAGTACCCTGAACTGGCCAACTTCTACAATGAATTGCACTTTGTCGATAAAGCTGCAGCAG tATCTCTGGAAAATGTGCTGCTGGATGTCCGAGAGCTGGGGAAAGGCATGGACCTGATCCGGAGAGAGTGTAGTCTACACGATCATTCAGTGCTGAAGGACTTTGTTCAGGCCAGTGACACACAGCTGGACAAACTGCAGAAGGACGCCAAGGCAGCAGAG GAAGCCTTCAACAATGTGGTGAACTACTTCGGAGAGAGCCTCAAGACGACTCCACCCTCGGTGTTCTTCCCTGTATTCGTGCGCTTTATCAAGGCTTACAAG GATGCCTTGGAAGAGAATGAACAGAGGAAAAAGCAGGAGGAAGCAATGAGAGAAAAGTTACTGGCTCAGGAGGCTAAACAGCATGACCCCAAG GTCCAGGCCCAAAAGAAGAGGCACCAGCAGCAAGAGCTGATAGCTGAGCTGCGGAGGCGGCAAGCCAAAGACCACCGGCCTGTGTACGAGGGCAAGGATGGCACTATTGAGGACATCATCACAG